A region from the Desulfoglaeba alkanexedens ALDC genome encodes:
- a CDS encoding type I 3-dehydroquinate dehydratase — MVKTDSLPGPLCGCLWDAAPETLAPLLAGVPVDLVEWRMDLSSSQPLREALLGALKEIESTRRRPLLVTNRPVRQGGRFEGSEARRIDLLRCAVSAGAEWVDLEEDVPPSVVREFRSLGAGVVISHHDFGGTPPDSEIRGILERMAAKEPDVLKFASLARSAADPLRLLAWIAGSEARQDLPLIAFCMGTLGRWSRLVSIILGSPWTYVQLPGHGEAAPGQFEAEEARRLLGALGG, encoded by the coding sequence GTGGTGAAAACTGACAGTCTTCCCGGCCCTCTCTGCGGCTGCCTGTGGGACGCGGCGCCGGAGACGCTCGCCCCCCTTCTTGCGGGAGTCCCTGTGGATCTGGTGGAATGGCGTATGGATCTGTCCTCCTCCCAACCGTTGCGCGAGGCGCTGCTCGGAGCGTTGAAAGAGATCGAAAGCACACGGCGGCGGCCCCTTCTCGTGACCAACCGGCCGGTGCGCCAGGGCGGGCGCTTCGAGGGAAGCGAGGCTCGAAGGATCGATCTTCTGCGGTGCGCCGTTTCGGCGGGTGCTGAATGGGTGGACCTGGAAGAGGATGTGCCGCCCTCGGTCGTCCGCGAATTCCGGAGCCTGGGTGCGGGGGTGGTGATTTCCCACCACGACTTCGGCGGCACGCCCCCCGATTCGGAAATCCGCGGGATACTGGAACGGATGGCCGCGAAGGAACCCGATGTGCTCAAGTTTGCCTCGCTCGCACGTTCCGCCGCGGACCCGCTCCGCCTGCTGGCGTGGATCGCCGGATCCGAAGCTCGCCAGGATCTTCCGCTAATCGCCTTCTGCATGGGAACGCTCGGCCGGTGGTCACGGCTGGTGAGCATCATCCTGGGCAGTCCCTGGACCTACGTTCAGCTTCCGGGACACGGCGAAGCGGCGCCGGGGCAGTTCGAAGCGGAAGAGGCGAGGCGGCTTCTGGGAGCGCTGGGTGGATAA
- the aroE gene encoding shikimate dehydrogenase, which translates to MDAVRPVHEQLYAVIGHPVGHSLSPAMMRAAFAHLGYPAVYLALDVASASEGLDLLYRVGFQGLSVTIPHKEAALGRCVSVDEGARAVGAVNTVRRTASGWEGRNTDWLGAVRALQRKGPFKGRTALVIGAGGAARGVVYGLMQGGAAVAVTNRSPERGQALARGFHCDFAAFEDLGTRSFDLVVQTTSVGMTGQPDALPLPPGFFRAGMTVMDIVYRPLWTRFLKEARDAGCETVTGLDMLLYQGMAQLEWWTGLKAPEEVMRRALEAALEPGEDPAGR; encoded by the coding sequence ATGGACGCGGTTCGACCCGTTCATGAACAGCTCTATGCAGTAATCGGCCATCCGGTGGGTCACAGCCTGAGCCCGGCCATGATGCGGGCGGCCTTCGCCCACCTCGGATACCCGGCGGTTTACTTGGCGCTGGATGTGGCGTCGGCTTCGGAAGGCCTGGATCTTCTTTACCGGGTGGGCTTCCAGGGACTCAGCGTGACGATTCCGCACAAGGAAGCCGCTCTGGGTCGTTGCGTGAGCGTGGACGAAGGGGCGCGGGCCGTCGGGGCGGTGAACACCGTGCGCCGGACCGCCTCCGGCTGGGAGGGCCGGAACACGGACTGGCTGGGTGCCGTCCGGGCGCTCCAACGGAAGGGCCCCTTCAAGGGACGAACGGCGCTGGTGATCGGGGCGGGTGGTGCCGCGCGGGGCGTAGTGTACGGACTCATGCAGGGTGGAGCCGCCGTCGCGGTGACCAACCGGAGCCCGGAACGCGGACAGGCCCTGGCCCGCGGTTTTCATTGCGATTTCGCCGCCTTCGAAGACCTCGGAACGCGGTCTTTCGACCTTGTGGTTCAAACGACTTCCGTAGGCATGACGGGCCAGCCCGATGCTCTGCCTCTTCCGCCGGGCTTTTTCCGGGCCGGGATGACGGTCATGGACATCGTGTATCGGCCCCTGTGGACCCGTTTTCTCAAAGAAGCCCGCGATGCGGGTTGCGAGACGGTGACGGGCCTCGACATGCTCCTTTACCAGGGCATGGCGCAGCTCGAATGGTGGACCGGTCTCAAAGCCCCGGAGGAGGTCATGCGCCGGGCCTTGGAGGCCGCGCTGGAGCCGGGCGAGGACCCGGCGGGCCGGTGA
- the aroA gene encoding 3-phosphoshikimate 1-carboxyvinyltransferase, with protein sequence MAKTVETIQPVERIRGRVRVPGSKSVTHRALMLAALARGESEILDALRAEDTELTARALEHLGVTVAWDDRRVLVHPPASRWEPSPEAIHLGNSGTSMRLLLGIAAAGKGDFVFDGTPRLRERPVGPVIDALRRLGVRAAYLGREGYPPVQLQSDGLTGGSVWVDARESSQFVSALVMAASAARSDVEVCWEGKAASLPYLHLTVEMMRRVGLRADWIGSNGIMVPGRQEVRGFRYRVEGDCSSASYFWAAAALTGGEVFTYPLTADALQGDCRFLAVLEAMGCTVVWEEEGVRVVGPERLRPVDLGMNDMPDMVPTLAVLAAFAPGTTRIRNVAHLRIKESDRIRAVAEELAKLAVPVDELPDGLVISGGGVKGAVVEAHDDHRIAMAFAVAGLKVPGISIAGAETVSKSFPKFWEVFRKLSHG encoded by the coding sequence ATGGCCAAGACCGTTGAAACCATCCAGCCCGTTGAACGGATCCGGGGGCGGGTCCGGGTGCCCGGTTCCAAGTCCGTTACCCACCGGGCGCTGATGCTGGCCGCTCTGGCGCGGGGGGAAAGTGAGATCCTCGATGCCCTTCGCGCCGAAGATACGGAACTCACCGCCCGGGCGCTGGAGCACCTCGGGGTCACCGTGGCATGGGACGACCGGAGGGTGCTGGTGCATCCTCCCGCGTCGCGGTGGGAGCCGTCGCCTGAAGCCATCCACCTGGGAAACAGTGGAACCAGCATGCGCCTGCTGCTCGGGATCGCGGCGGCCGGAAAGGGGGATTTCGTCTTCGATGGGACGCCGCGGCTTCGAGAGCGCCCCGTGGGGCCGGTAATCGACGCGCTCCGCCGCCTGGGGGTTCGAGCCGCCTACCTCGGTCGAGAGGGTTATCCGCCGGTTCAGCTCCAAAGCGACGGCCTTACCGGCGGATCCGTTTGGGTGGATGCCCGTGAGAGCAGCCAGTTCGTCTCGGCCCTCGTGATGGCCGCCTCGGCCGCTCGAAGCGACGTCGAAGTATGCTGGGAAGGTAAGGCGGCCTCGCTGCCTTACCTGCACCTGACCGTCGAAATGATGCGCCGCGTGGGCCTGAGGGCGGACTGGATCGGGTCGAACGGCATCATGGTTCCCGGAAGGCAAGAGGTCCGGGGATTTCGATACCGGGTCGAAGGCGATTGCTCTTCGGCGTCCTACTTTTGGGCCGCAGCCGCCTTGACCGGGGGTGAGGTCTTCACGTATCCTTTAACCGCTGACGCACTCCAAGGGGACTGCCGCTTCCTTGCCGTACTCGAAGCCATGGGCTGCACGGTGGTCTGGGAAGAAGAGGGGGTGCGCGTCGTGGGACCGGAACGACTCCGCCCCGTGGATCTGGGCATGAACGACATGCCCGACATGGTGCCCACGCTGGCGGTGCTGGCGGCGTTCGCCCCGGGAACCACCAGGATCCGGAACGTCGCCCACCTCAGAATCAAGGAATCGGACCGGATCCGTGCGGTGGCGGAGGAGCTGGCGAAACTCGCCGTCCCCGTCGATGAGTTGCCCGACGGCCTCGTGATTTCCGGCGGAGGCGTCAAAGGGGCGGTGGTGGAAGCCCACGACGACCACCGGATCGCCATGGCGTTCGCTGTGGCCGGGTTGAAAGTCCCCGGGATATCGATCGCCGGGGCGGAAACGGTTTCCAAATCCTTTCCCAAGTTTTGGGAGGTTTTTCGAAAACTGAGCCATGGCTAG
- the dacB gene encoding D-alanyl-D-alanine carboxypeptidase/D-alanyl-D-alanine endopeptidase, with protein sequence MARLRLQTVFRDHPAFCLLSSFMAFVVLCGVSTPRQTAAAKNTLISWSGHLERLRKVADEIGIQVVRLPRGQVVWEYQPQIPLVPASLAKVLTSYAALEHLGASHTFRTGIWALQAPRGGVISGNVWIRGEGDPYLLTEKAWLLALKLKALGVERISGGVLVDNSFFSPPVERLCIDGRCERPHNPVITPTAFNFNTLQFQLYPGAAAGSPVYVTWFPPGSYVAVENRAQTVASNGKLSVGLVSLGVKEGGREAFRLTGTVPVGIQNPLEYRVNVADPEAFTAQSFRELLRQCGITVTGSEAGAGRVPSGAKLLTFHHSPPLGDLLFGLNRYSNNFMAEVLLRDLGATRSGDSSSSLTAGLQVLRESLLRLGLHPEEFQLDSGSGLSRTSRASARTFCKVLEAVYMDFTAAPEFVSSLAQNGHDGTLRRRLRTDALLVRGKTGTLSQVITFSGYVSDSHGKVYAVTVLLNGVKNNWEGRRALDAFVRDVPRLAG encoded by the coding sequence ATGGCTAGACTTCGACTTCAGACGGTCTTCCGCGATCATCCCGCCTTCTGTTTGCTTTCATCTTTCATGGCGTTTGTGGTGCTGTGCGGCGTTTCAACCCCCCGCCAAACCGCCGCCGCCAAAAACACACTCATCAGCTGGTCCGGTCATCTGGAACGCCTCCGGAAGGTGGCGGATGAGATCGGGATCCAGGTCGTTCGACTTCCCCGGGGTCAAGTCGTTTGGGAATACCAGCCTCAAATCCCCCTGGTCCCGGCTTCTCTGGCCAAGGTCCTCACTTCCTACGCAGCCCTGGAGCATCTGGGGGCGTCCCACACCTTCAGGACGGGCATTTGGGCCCTCCAGGCGCCGAGAGGCGGCGTCATCTCCGGAAACGTATGGATCCGGGGGGAAGGAGACCCGTACCTCCTTACGGAAAAGGCGTGGCTGCTGGCTTTGAAGCTCAAAGCCCTGGGCGTGGAACGCATTTCCGGGGGCGTTCTGGTGGACAACAGCTTTTTCAGCCCCCCCGTGGAACGGCTCTGCATCGACGGCCGGTGTGAGCGGCCGCACAACCCGGTGATCACGCCCACCGCCTTCAATTTCAACACGTTGCAATTCCAGCTCTACCCCGGTGCGGCAGCGGGAAGCCCGGTTTACGTCACCTGGTTTCCGCCCGGAAGTTACGTGGCCGTCGAAAACCGGGCGCAGACCGTGGCTTCGAACGGCAAGCTTTCCGTGGGGCTGGTATCGCTGGGTGTCAAGGAAGGCGGGAGGGAAGCCTTTCGCCTGACGGGGACGGTACCCGTGGGCATTCAGAATCCCCTGGAATACCGGGTAAACGTGGCGGATCCTGAAGCCTTCACGGCGCAAAGCTTTCGGGAGCTGCTCCGGCAATGCGGGATCACGGTGACCGGTTCCGAAGCCGGAGCGGGCAGGGTGCCGAGCGGCGCGAAACTGCTGACCTTCCACCATTCCCCGCCGCTGGGGGACCTGCTTTTCGGCCTCAACCGCTACAGCAACAATTTCATGGCGGAGGTGCTCCTGAGGGACCTGGGGGCGACCCGGTCCGGCGATTCTTCGAGCTCCTTGACCGCGGGCCTGCAGGTCTTGCGGGAAAGCCTCCTACGTCTGGGACTCCACCCGGAGGAATTCCAACTGGACAGCGGATCCGGGCTGAGCCGGACCAGCCGCGCCAGCGCCCGGACGTTCTGCAAGGTGTTGGAAGCCGTTTACATGGACTTCACGGCGGCTCCCGAGTTCGTTTCCTCACTGGCCCAAAACGGCCACGACGGGACGTTGCGGCGGCGCCTTCGGACCGACGCGCTCCTGGTCCGCGGAAAGACGGGGACCCTCAGTCAGGTGATCACCTTCTCTGGATACGTGTCCGATTCTCACGGCAAGGTTTACGCCGTTACGGTCCTTTTGAACGGTGTGAAAAACAACTGGGAGGGTCGAAGGGCCCTGGACGCATTCGTGCGCGACGTCCCGCGGCTCGCCGGGTAG
- a CDS encoding DUF6125 family protein: MSANVQVKPYEELSEAELIPWIMDGLRRTIVHYGCWFREVEYQLGMEKAMEVEAEAGDAAFAIILKRLSRVLGFEMEDGMPKALKSLSKDKLMELMEAVGTNWLANDGVWFQAVEKRHGMYAAKRCNDTCWTRFSPYEALRIKRLLNLPALPGLEGLKAALGYRLYARVNEQTIEDVDERSFIFRMVECRVQSARKRKGLDDYPCKSAGLVEYPYFAAAIDPRIQTECVGCPPDPHPEEWWCAWKFTLNE; this comes from the coding sequence ATGAGCGCGAATGTTCAGGTGAAGCCTTACGAGGAACTGTCCGAAGCAGAACTGATTCCCTGGATCATGGACGGGTTGCGCCGGACCATCGTGCACTACGGATGCTGGTTCCGGGAAGTGGAGTACCAGCTCGGGATGGAAAAGGCCATGGAGGTGGAAGCGGAAGCCGGCGATGCGGCCTTCGCCATCATCTTGAAGCGCCTGTCCCGGGTGCTGGGGTTCGAAATGGAAGACGGAATGCCCAAGGCGTTAAAATCACTAAGTAAAGATAAGCTGATGGAACTCATGGAGGCCGTGGGGACCAACTGGCTGGCCAACGACGGGGTTTGGTTTCAGGCCGTTGAGAAACGCCACGGGATGTACGCGGCCAAGCGCTGCAACGACACCTGCTGGACCCGCTTTTCCCCGTACGAAGCGCTCCGCATCAAACGGCTTCTGAATCTGCCGGCTCTTCCGGGACTGGAAGGCCTGAAGGCGGCCCTGGGGTACCGCCTTTACGCGCGCGTCAACGAGCAGACCATCGAGGATGTGGATGAGCGGTCGTTCATATTCCGGATGGTGGAATGCCGGGTTCAGAGCGCTCGAAAGCGCAAAGGACTGGATGACTATCCCTGCAAATCCGCCGGACTGGTGGAATATCCCTATTTCGCCGCCGCCATCGATCCCAGGATTCAGACCGAATGCGTGGGATGCCCTCCGGACCCGCACCCGGAAGAGTGGTGGTGCGCCTGGAAGTTCACGCTCAACGAATAA
- the lpxC gene encoding UDP-3-O-acyl-N-acetylglucosamine deacetylase: MKYDLFNQHTIQAEVGFGGTGLHSGAQVNVVLRPAPPDHGIVFHRVDQPWAPRIPARYDRVVDTSLATVIGGGGVTVGTIEHFMAAARVVGIDNLCVEIDGPEMPVLDGSAAPFLDIFKQAGLRAQGAVKTCLRIEHSFMVQHGDAFIKVRPADALHIHYTIEFPHPLVGRQSYKWTLEAGTFARELAGARTFGFLKDVQYLQSKGLALGGSLENAVVFDEHGVLNGEGLRFGDECVRHKVLDFIGDLALCPFPVFGAFEVHKGGHALHNRLLREMFQRPGYARFVTPAPLMPSARVGGPLPSLYWEPLSLKRS, from the coding sequence TTGAAATACGACCTGTTCAATCAGCACACCATTCAAGCGGAAGTTGGATTTGGCGGGACGGGGCTGCATTCGGGGGCTCAAGTGAATGTGGTACTCCGTCCCGCGCCTCCTGACCATGGCATCGTATTCCACCGGGTCGACCAGCCGTGGGCGCCGCGGATTCCGGCCCGCTATGACCGTGTGGTGGACACCTCGCTTGCGACGGTGATCGGCGGCGGCGGGGTCACGGTGGGCACCATAGAGCATTTTATGGCGGCGGCCCGCGTGGTTGGAATCGACAACCTGTGCGTGGAGATCGACGGGCCGGAAATGCCGGTCTTGGATGGAAGCGCCGCCCCGTTCCTGGACATTTTCAAGCAGGCGGGGCTTAGGGCGCAGGGCGCCGTCAAGACATGCCTCAGGATCGAGCATTCCTTCATGGTTCAACATGGAGATGCGTTCATCAAGGTGCGTCCGGCGGATGCGTTGCACATCCACTACACCATTGAATTTCCTCACCCCTTGGTGGGCCGCCAGTCTTACAAGTGGACCCTGGAGGCGGGTACGTTCGCCCGGGAACTGGCAGGTGCCCGGACCTTCGGCTTTCTGAAAGACGTTCAGTACCTGCAAAGCAAGGGGCTGGCGCTGGGCGGGTCCCTGGAAAACGCCGTGGTCTTCGACGAGCACGGGGTGTTGAACGGAGAAGGGCTGCGCTTCGGCGATGAGTGCGTCCGGCACAAGGTGCTGGACTTCATCGGTGACCTGGCCTTGTGCCCGTTTCCTGTCTTCGGTGCGTTCGAGGTTCACAAAGGCGGCCATGCACTCCACAACCGGTTGCTTCGGGAAATGTTTCAGCGGCCGGGATATGCGCGGTTCGTGACGCCGGCGCCTCTGATGCCGTCCGCCCGGGTGGGCGGACCGTTGCCTTCCCTGTATTGGGAGCCGCTTTCGCTGAAGCGGTCCTGA
- a CDS encoding DUF4390 domain-containing protein codes for MRFLTIGFCVGAFLVACLVPGEVPAAGEAEIVGLQVFRDPPNLKVSFRIENPFTPQMDEAIVSGIPITFRIFLVLETPGLPLMRTNLLDQTFEHSMKYDTLHNQFQVRRTEFPGEMLLTADHEKAKQWMSEVTGISIIPLWRLTKGQEYRLRVKAELSKVRLPLFYRYIFFFVSLWDFETGWAQIEFIY; via the coding sequence ATGCGTTTTCTCACGATTGGCTTCTGTGTTGGTGCCTTCCTTGTGGCATGCCTGGTTCCCGGCGAGGTTCCCGCAGCCGGCGAGGCGGAAATCGTCGGGCTTCAAGTTTTCCGGGACCCGCCGAATCTGAAGGTCAGCTTCCGGATCGAGAATCCCTTCACGCCCCAAATGGACGAAGCCATCGTGAGCGGCATCCCGATCACGTTCCGAATCTTTCTGGTGCTGGAAACCCCCGGCCTCCCGTTGATGCGCACGAACCTCTTGGACCAGACTTTCGAACATTCCATGAAGTACGATACATTGCATAATCAGTTCCAGGTCAGGCGGACGGAATTTCCGGGGGAAATGCTGCTCACGGCGGACCATGAAAAGGCCAAGCAGTGGATGAGCGAGGTGACCGGCATTTCGATCATCCCGCTATGGCGACTCACCAAGGGGCAGGAGTATCGGTTGAGAGTGAAGGCCGAATTGTCCAAGGTCCGGTTACCTCTTTTTTATCGATACATATTTTTCTTTGTCTCCCTCTGGGATTTCGAGACCGGTTGGGCCCAAATTGAGTTTATTTATTAG